From a single Leptospira levettii genomic region:
- a CDS encoding methyl-accepting chemotaxis protein: MKPKEYVPQPKPKSFFLPYLLITNLDPFLFFAGMLLIFGLGNFESILKILLYLAPPIIGAHAIIFFFKDRSFKKQMNRPEGIIYTDKELTLIRSHSKNGALNILSTNVGGPILTMVLSFHFGLVKTYGEVLFFSLLGVLLAMAISSFFYIYVEKKMYDVYNELRLKPLSLFANLLFPIFSTFVIEYFLFSFYIYSQFRNFVSDQQLELICLGLSAFILLMISVLFFVLWKLTGNTSATIRDVSNILKLFAEGDLRSDLLINQTRNEIGVISLYLEEAKIKLNRLLTSITKHSTKIQKEAKTLEGLSSDSAEHSQVQAASLEEVAAALEENGSSINGIYSDALEQKKLTAATNESIEHLFTISSSVKEISLHAKSKADSVEAEVIKSGKSISSAIQSIEEVDKNALEIGKILEIIKDISEQVNLLALNASIEAARAGDAGRGFAVVASEVGKLAERTASSTKTISELIKRVSISTHMSVSSVKSASETFQYLSESVIEIINNIDRVNQANLEQITEVEEIRKQSENIVNRSTSVSFATEEQKKVNEEMGTSVHHLANDTAKLSMMSEKTAKSSAELNSLIVELNQELSMFKL; encoded by the coding sequence ATGAAACCAAAAGAGTATGTTCCCCAACCAAAACCAAAAAGTTTTTTCCTGCCTTACTTACTCATTACCAATCTAGATCCTTTTCTTTTTTTTGCTGGAATGTTACTTATCTTTGGTTTGGGAAATTTTGAATCCATTTTGAAAATTTTACTCTACTTGGCCCCACCCATTATTGGTGCGCACGCCATCATTTTCTTTTTCAAAGATAGAAGTTTCAAAAAACAAATGAATCGTCCGGAAGGAATCATCTATACAGATAAAGAACTCACACTCATTCGGAGCCATTCTAAAAATGGAGCTCTTAATATCCTATCCACCAATGTTGGTGGACCTATTCTCACGATGGTATTATCGTTTCATTTTGGTTTGGTCAAAACGTACGGGGAAGTTCTGTTTTTTTCCCTGCTTGGTGTATTACTGGCAATGGCGATTTCATCCTTCTTCTACATTTATGTTGAGAAAAAGATGTACGATGTATATAATGAATTACGATTAAAACCACTTAGTTTGTTTGCGAATTTGCTTTTTCCAATTTTTTCAACATTTGTAATCGAATACTTTCTGTTTTCGTTTTATATTTACTCTCAGTTTCGGAACTTCGTAAGTGATCAGCAGTTGGAATTGATCTGTTTGGGATTAAGTGCTTTCATTCTTTTAATGATTTCTGTCTTGTTTTTTGTTTTATGGAAACTGACAGGGAATACTTCTGCAACCATTAGGGATGTATCCAATATTTTAAAATTGTTTGCGGAAGGAGATTTGCGATCAGATCTTCTCATCAACCAAACTAGAAATGAAATTGGTGTGATCTCTCTTTATTTGGAAGAAGCAAAAATCAAACTCAATCGATTATTAACATCCATTACCAAACATTCTACCAAAATTCAGAAAGAAGCAAAAACACTTGAAGGATTATCCAGTGATTCAGCAGAACATTCACAAGTACAAGCAGCATCTTTGGAAGAGGTAGCAGCAGCATTAGAAGAGAATGGTTCTTCTATCAATGGTATTTATTCTGATGCACTAGAACAAAAAAAATTAACTGCTGCCACAAATGAATCCATCGAACATCTATTTACCATTTCATCAAGTGTGAAAGAAATATCACTCCATGCTAAATCAAAAGCAGATTCAGTCGAAGCAGAAGTGATTAAAAGTGGAAAATCAATTTCTAGTGCGATCCAATCTATCGAAGAAGTAGATAAAAATGCTTTGGAAATTGGAAAAATATTAGAAATCATTAAAGATATTTCGGAACAAGTCAACTTACTTGCATTAAATGCTTCCATTGAAGCAGCTCGGGCAGGTGACGCAGGAAGAGGATTTGCTGTTGTTGCATCGGAAGTAGGTAAATTGGCAGAGAGAACTGCTTCCTCCACAAAAACAATTTCAGAACTCATCAAAAGAGTTTCTATTTCCACACATATGTCAGTTTCATCAGTTAAATCAGCAAGTGAAACATTTCAATATTTATCAGAGAGTGTCATCGAGATTATCAACAATATCGATAGAGTGAACCAAGCAAATTTAGAACAAATAACCGAAGTTGAGGAAATTAGAAAACAATCTGAAAATATAGTCAACAGATCCACTTCTGTTTCCTTTGCTACCGAAGAACAAAAGAAAGTAAATGAAGAAATGGGAACCTCTGTCCATCACTTGGCAAATGACACAGCAAAGTTATCGATGATGTCAGAAAAAACAGCAAAATCTTCAGCAGAATTAAATTCTCTCATTGTCGAATTGAATCAGGAATTATCTATGTTTAAATTATGA
- a CDS encoding phosphate signaling complex PhoU family protein — protein sequence MIISKFYYLRKNLYSMAELVLEQVILLSEALESDDYAQAEKIVERDDLIDDLEKENDNLSQNAILEAVSNRNILGMGDVDNDIVLKKDPLRFALSAIRITRNMERMGDQVVNCADVFRHKTIRKGLFKNEEPMTLILSRVTTLAGMAIESLVEEKERFMGSVNSLEDELNDLCDQAFQKYRAVPDMEKQEFADVYRIILALERLGDYAVNVAEELVRLNTGKDIRHLENVKSKSSSYP from the coding sequence ATGATCATCTCTAAATTTTATTACTTACGTAAAAACTTATATTCCATGGCGGAACTTGTTTTGGAGCAAGTGATCCTACTCAGTGAAGCTCTCGAATCAGATGACTATGCTCAAGCTGAGAAAATTGTAGAACGTGATGACCTCATTGATGATTTAGAAAAGGAAAACGATAACCTTTCCCAAAATGCCATATTGGAAGCAGTGAGTAACCGTAACATTCTTGGGATGGGGGATGTGGACAATGACATCGTATTAAAAAAAGATCCTTTGCGATTTGCTCTTTCGGCCATACGGATCACTCGGAACATGGAACGTATGGGAGACCAAGTGGTCAACTGTGCGGATGTGTTTCGTCATAAAACCATCCGTAAAGGTCTCTTTAAAAATGAAGAACCAATGACTTTGATTCTATCGAGGGTCACAACTCTTGCGGGAATGGCGATCGAATCTTTAGTAGAAGAAAAAGAAAGGTTTATGGGAAGTGTAAATTCCCTGGAAGATGAACTCAACGACCTTTGTGACCAAGCCTTTCAAAAGTACCGAGCCGTACCTGATATGGAAAAACAAGAATTTGCTGACGTGTATAGGATTATTCTCGCCTTAGAAAGATTAGGTGACTATGCAGTGAATGTGGCAGAAGAACTTGTCAGGTTGAATACAGGAAAAGACATCCGCCATTTAGAAAACGTCAAATCAAAGTCCTCCTCTTACCCTTAA
- a CDS encoding chemotaxis protein CheW translates to MAKETSQANQFIHEQYIIFNLGDEEYAIPITIVEEIVKITNLIRVPQSKSYFAGIMDIRGKVVRMIDLAKRLNIKNVTESADRAIVINVSGKSIGVIVDKVSHVVHFPANQVDPPPPSVKGISSRYITGVGKKDNRFIILIDIEKILTVEEITELATV, encoded by the coding sequence ATGGCCAAAGAAACATCCCAAGCAAACCAATTCATCCATGAGCAATACATCATTTTCAATTTGGGAGATGAAGAGTATGCCATCCCCATCACAATTGTTGAAGAAATTGTTAAGATCACAAATTTAATCCGCGTTCCACAATCCAAAAGTTACTTTGCAGGGATCATGGACATCCGAGGCAAAGTGGTAAGGATGATTGACCTTGCCAAACGATTGAACATCAAAAATGTAACAGAGTCCGCTGACCGTGCCATTGTCATCAATGTGTCTGGCAAATCAATAGGTGTGATTGTGGACAAAGTGTCCCATGTAGTACATTTTCCAGCCAACCAAGTGGATCCACCACCTCCTTCTGTAAAAGGGATCTCGTCTCGTTACATCACAGGTGTTGGAAAAAAAGACAACCGGTTCATCATCCTAATCGATATCGAAAAAATTCTCACAGTAGAAGAGATAACAGAACTAGCTACCGTCTAA